The following coding sequences are from one Reyranella humidisoli window:
- a CDS encoding DUF1501 domain-containing protein, whose protein sequence is MGRVLLLVELKGGNDGLNTLVPYADPTYRDLRAGIGVARERVVQLDERVGLHEKLAPLMDSWKAGDLAILQGVGYPYPNRSHFRSSEIWDTASASTQTLSEGWVAQAFNGTPIAKGIGVDCVVADTNVLPSAGPSLRTIVMQDAENFLRQADAMSVVPGVSDGGNPALNHLLSVRQEINAAAAGLRDRLRSAPAPVDAYGQEFLLGRQLDLATRLLTAKVPVIAIKVALGGFDTHANQAPTHERLLAFLATNLATLRQNLIGAGLWNDVVVMTYSEFGRRARQNASAGTDHGTSAPHFVMGGAVKGGLHGVYPSLSDLQDGDLRHTVDFRNVFATLAQGCWGQRYDFGLRQPQRLGFLV, encoded by the coding sequence ATGGGCCGTGTTCTCCTGCTGGTCGAACTCAAAGGGGGCAATGACGGGCTGAACACGCTCGTGCCCTATGCCGATCCGACGTATCGCGATCTGCGGGCCGGCATCGGCGTTGCGCGCGAGAGAGTGGTGCAACTCGACGAACGGGTCGGCCTGCACGAGAAGCTCGCGCCGTTGATGGACTCCTGGAAGGCGGGCGATCTCGCGATCCTGCAAGGGGTCGGTTATCCCTATCCCAACCGCTCGCACTTCCGGTCGAGCGAGATCTGGGACACCGCCTCGGCCTCGACGCAGACGCTGAGCGAGGGATGGGTTGCCCAGGCGTTCAACGGGACCCCGATCGCGAAAGGCATCGGCGTCGACTGCGTCGTGGCCGATACCAACGTGCTGCCCTCCGCCGGTCCCTCGCTGCGCACCATCGTTATGCAGGATGCCGAGAACTTCCTTCGCCAGGCCGATGCCATGAGCGTGGTGCCCGGCGTCAGCGATGGCGGCAATCCCGCGCTCAACCACCTGCTTTCGGTCCGTCAGGAAATCAACGCCGCCGCCGCCGGCCTGCGTGATCGCCTGCGGTCCGCACCGGCGCCGGTCGATGCCTATGGCCAGGAATTCCTGCTGGGCCGGCAACTGGACCTTGCCACCAGGCTCCTGACCGCGAAGGTGCCGGTCATCGCCATCAAGGTGGCCCTGGGCGGCTTCGACACACATGCAAACCAGGCGCCCACGCACGAGCGGCTGCTGGCATTCCTCGCCACGAACCTGGCGACCTTGCGCCAGAACCTGATCGGCGCCGGCCTCTGGAACGATGTCGTCGTGATGACCTATTCGGAGTTCGGCCGTCGCGCCCGGCAGAATGCCAGCGCCGGAACCGACCACGGCACGTCGGCGCCGCACTTCGTGATGGGCGGGGCCGTGAAGGGAGGCCTTCACGGCGTCTATCCGTCGCTGTCGGATCTGCAGGACGGCGACCTCAGGCACACGGTCGATTTCCGCAACGTCTTCGCCACGCTGGCCCAGGGATGCTGGGGCCAGCGCTACGATTTTGGCCTGCGCCAGCCGCAGAGGCTCGGCTTCCTCGTCTAG
- a CDS encoding DUF1800 domain-containing protein: MSTRLGRRGFMEAATAFTAGLSANLWPAPAARAASAMGFDDARHLLSRTSFGVTPAEIRVLESLDHSVAVDRLLDSPRREAMTPAPGWLGLGPAELRRRQQAAESERKQGADGKKLDVVRPVQEQGRELKNWWIEEMIATDQPLVERMTLFWHGHFTSSLMKVRYPASLFRQNALFRREALGNYATLLKSVARDPAMLIYLDGMRSVARQPNENFARELLELFTLGEGRYGETDVKAAARAFTGWSVDRETGQFMERAGQHDDGEKTFLGKTGRFGGDDILAILLAHPRTAETVVEKLWREFVSLKADPSEVGRLAALFRESGYEIKPLMRALLLSPAFRDPANRGALIKSPVDLIVGTVHVLGLPVPEKTGLVRMLQGLGQTPFDPPNVKGWAGGESWISTHTLLLRQQFLRRMVEATTVAPMEGGMQMANRPNRRADRREQLPPADGSTMQMMEPPRPVEGRSLRGAGQEARLGPTLAGVDGPLLVRTLLPRQPVDGGDANGTAGAVVAAALLDTAYQLK; the protein is encoded by the coding sequence ATGAGTACGCGCCTTGGTCGTCGCGGCTTCATGGAGGCCGCCACAGCCTTCACTGCCGGCCTTTCTGCGAATCTGTGGCCCGCGCCGGCGGCTCGTGCCGCATCGGCGATGGGCTTCGACGATGCGCGGCATTTGCTATCGCGTACTTCCTTCGGCGTCACGCCGGCCGAGATTCGCGTCCTCGAATCGCTCGATCATTCGGTCGCGGTCGACCGGCTGCTCGACTCTCCCCGGCGCGAGGCGATGACACCGGCCCCGGGCTGGCTCGGCCTGGGGCCGGCCGAGTTGCGCCGCCGCCAGCAGGCCGCCGAGTCAGAGCGCAAGCAGGGCGCCGACGGCAAGAAACTCGATGTCGTGCGCCCGGTGCAGGAGCAGGGACGCGAACTCAAGAACTGGTGGATCGAGGAGATGATCGCGACCGACCAGCCCCTGGTCGAGCGCATGACGCTGTTCTGGCACGGCCACTTCACCTCGTCGTTGATGAAGGTGCGTTATCCGGCGTCGCTGTTTCGGCAGAATGCCCTGTTCCGGCGCGAGGCACTGGGAAACTATGCGACCCTCCTGAAATCGGTCGCCCGCGACCCGGCGATGCTCATCTATCTCGACGGCATGCGGTCGGTGGCGCGGCAGCCCAACGAGAATTTCGCCCGCGAACTGCTCGAGCTCTTTACGCTGGGCGAGGGCCGCTACGGCGAGACGGACGTCAAGGCGGCGGCGCGCGCCTTCACGGGCTGGAGCGTCGATCGGGAGACCGGACAGTTCATGGAGCGCGCCGGGCAGCACGACGACGGTGAGAAGACCTTTCTCGGCAAGACCGGTCGTTTCGGGGGCGACGACATACTGGCCATCCTGCTCGCCCATCCGCGCACGGCCGAGACGGTCGTCGAGAAGCTCTGGCGGGAGTTCGTGTCGCTGAAAGCCGACCCTAGCGAGGTCGGGCGGCTCGCCGCCCTGTTCCGCGAGAGTGGCTACGAGATCAAGCCGTTGATGCGCGCGCTGCTGCTTTCGCCCGCGTTCCGCGATCCCGCCAACCGTGGCGCGCTGATCAAGTCTCCGGTCGACCTGATCGTGGGCACCGTGCACGTGCTGGGGCTGCCCGTACCGGAGAAGACGGGTCTGGTCCGCATGCTGCAGGGGCTTGGGCAGACGCCCTTCGATCCGCCGAACGTCAAGGGCTGGGCGGGGGGCGAGAGCTGGATATCGACCCACACGCTGTTGCTCCGCCAGCAGTTCCTGCGGCGCATGGTCGAGGCGACGACCGTGGCGCCGATGGAGGGGGGCATGCAGATGGCCAATCGTCCGAACCGGCGCGCCGACCGCCGAGAGCAGCTTCCCCCTGCCGATGGCAGCACCATGCAGATGATGGAGCCGCCGCGCCCTGTGGAAGGCCGGAGCCTGCGCGGGGCCGGGCAGGAGGCACGCCTCGGCCCGACGCTGGCCGGCGTCGACGGGCCGTTGCTGGTGCGCACGCTGCTGCCGCGCCAGCCGGTCGATGGGGGCGATGCGAACGGCACCGCGGGTGCGGTCGTCGCCGCCGCGCTGCTCGACACCGCTTACCAGTTGAAGTGA
- a CDS encoding DUF1365 domain-containing protein → MTGVSAHSIVDATVVHRRLRPRENAFRYKVGYLCLRLDALESAAGRWLKLDRRGLVSFRRADHGARDGSDLRLWLRGILKQHDLAELCDGEVMLMTMPRMLGYVFNPVSFWFCHDRAGALRTVLCEVNNTFGESHCYLVHRDDRGAIGPEEWFEGRKVFHVSPFLPIEGGYRFRFRLDEERAHVDVNYHDTKGLMLATSVGGRREALGDRSVLRRFLGNPTMTLAVVFRIHWQALHLWRKRARFYRKPAPPPELVTR, encoded by the coding sequence GTGACGGGCGTCTCTGCCCATTCGATCGTCGACGCCACGGTCGTGCATCGCCGGCTGAGGCCGCGCGAGAACGCGTTCCGATACAAGGTCGGCTATCTCTGTCTCAGGCTCGATGCCCTGGAAAGTGCTGCAGGCCGCTGGCTCAAGCTCGACCGGCGTGGCCTCGTCTCCTTCCGACGCGCCGACCATGGCGCACGTGACGGATCGGACCTGAGGCTCTGGCTTCGTGGCATCCTGAAGCAGCATGACCTTGCGGAGCTTTGCGACGGCGAGGTCATGCTGATGACCATGCCGCGCATGCTGGGCTACGTGTTCAATCCGGTGAGCTTCTGGTTCTGTCACGACCGTGCCGGCGCTCTGCGGACCGTGCTCTGCGAGGTCAACAACACGTTCGGCGAGAGCCACTGTTATCTCGTGCATCGGGACGACCGCGGGGCGATCGGACCGGAGGAGTGGTTCGAGGGCCGCAAGGTTTTCCACGTCTCGCCCTTCCTGCCGATCGAGGGCGGCTACCGCTTCCGGTTCCGCCTCGACGAGGAGCGGGCCCATGTCGACGTAAACTATCACGATACCAAGGGGCTGATGCTCGCCACCTCGGTCGGCGGCCGCCGCGAAGCGCTGGGCGACCGCTCAGTGCTGCGGCGTTTCCTAGGCAACCCCACCATGACCCTGGCGGTCGTGTTCCGGATTCACTGGCAGGCCTTGCATCTGTGGCGGAAGCGCGCGAGATTTTATCGCAAGCCAGCACCGCCACCGGAGCTCGTGACCCGCTGA
- a CDS encoding gamma-glutamyltransferase family protein: MSESLTRQLKFTKHAVRGKGVVVAQNVKAAEVGAEILRKGGNAIDAAVATGMAIGALEPWMSGIGGVGFMTVWSAKEGRAWTVDYGPVSAKKLDPSVYEIVGPGPANPFAWPDIKEQRNEVGYHSIAVPGMVAGLAKALERFGSLKWKDVLQPGVEIAQRGMELDWYMQVMIANGAKHLEKYPASKANYLCDDGRVPASDWAGTRRYIKLGNLGETMRRLAEGGPREYYEGSLARDIAADLQAGGSAISYEDLAGYEAKIVDPLAFEHNGVTVNVAGGLTAGPTLRRAIELVGAATQGKGAPGAEFFAAIAEGMHKAYDERLKTLGDKPTDTCTTHFCAADSEGNMVALTQTLMSLFGSCVMLPKTGITMNNGMLWFDPEPNRPNSIAPGKKPLCNICPVVVVKDGKPWFCIGASGGRRIVPAVSQLSLMMIDRGMDVEAAFHQPRVDISGVGPIRVNRDLPDDVKKAIAARLPMVEVDNPVSPLGFANPSCIVRDPKTGELTGMNEVMSPWAGGAAQ; encoded by the coding sequence ATGAGCGAGTCGCTGACACGGCAACTGAAATTCACCAAGCATGCAGTCCGCGGCAAGGGCGTCGTCGTCGCCCAGAACGTGAAGGCGGCGGAGGTCGGCGCCGAGATCCTGCGCAAGGGCGGCAACGCCATCGACGCAGCGGTCGCGACCGGCATGGCCATCGGCGCGCTCGAACCCTGGATGAGCGGCATCGGCGGCGTCGGCTTCATGACGGTCTGGAGCGCCAAGGAAGGCCGCGCCTGGACGGTCGACTACGGCCCGGTCTCCGCGAAGAAACTGGACCCGTCGGTCTACGAGATCGTCGGACCCGGCCCCGCCAACCCCTTTGCCTGGCCCGACATCAAGGAGCAGCGCAACGAGGTCGGCTATCACTCGATCGCCGTGCCCGGCATGGTTGCCGGCCTCGCCAAGGCGCTGGAGCGCTTCGGCTCGCTGAAGTGGAAGGACGTGCTGCAGCCCGGCGTCGAGATCGCCCAGCGCGGCATGGAGCTCGACTGGTACATGCAGGTGATGATCGCCAACGGCGCGAAGCACCTCGAGAAGTACCCCGCCTCCAAGGCCAACTATCTGTGCGACGACGGCCGCGTGCCAGCCAGCGACTGGGCCGGCACCCGCCGCTACATCAAGCTCGGCAACCTGGGCGAGACGATGCGGCGCCTGGCCGAAGGCGGCCCGCGCGAATACTACGAAGGCAGCCTCGCGCGCGACATCGCCGCCGACCTGCAGGCTGGCGGCTCCGCCATCTCCTATGAGGATCTCGCGGGCTACGAGGCGAAGATCGTCGATCCCCTCGCCTTCGAGCACAACGGAGTCACGGTGAACGTCGCGGGCGGTCTGACCGCCGGTCCGACCCTGCGCCGCGCCATCGAACTGGTGGGCGCCGCGACCCAGGGCAAGGGCGCGCCCGGCGCCGAGTTCTTCGCGGCGATCGCCGAGGGCATGCACAAGGCCTACGACGAGCGCCTCAAGACGCTGGGCGACAAGCCCACCGACACCTGCACCACGCATTTCTGCGCCGCCGATTCCGAGGGCAACATGGTGGCGCTGACCCAGACGCTGATGAGCCTGTTCGGCTCCTGCGTGATGCTGCCCAAGACCGGCATCACCATGAACAACGGCATGCTGTGGTTCGATCCCGAGCCAAACCGCCCCAACTCGATCGCCCCGGGCAAGAAGCCGCTTTGCAACATCTGCCCGGTCGTCGTCGTGAAGGACGGCAAGCCGTGGTTCTGCATTGGCGCCTCGGGCGGACGCCGCATCGTGCCGGCGGTGTCGCAGCTTTCGCTCATGATGATCGACCGCGGCATGGACGTGGAAGCCGCCTTCCATCAGCCGCGCGTCGATATTTCCGGTGTCGGTCCGATCCGGGTAAACCGCGACCTGCCGGACGACGTAAAGAAGGCGATCGCGGCCAGGCTGCCGATGGTCGAGGTCGACAATCCGGTCTCGCCGCTTGGCTTCGCCAACCCCTCCTGTATCGTGCGCGATCCGAAGACCGGCGAGCTGACCGGCATGAACGAGGTTATGTCTCCATGGGCCGGCGGCGCAGCGCAGTAA
- a CDS encoding SAM-dependent methyltransferase produces the protein MTFAARFVLKSLERLSIGRLTARLPDGKVRVFGQPDAALRAEIDVKDWRLFRKILLDGDMGFAEGYMEGFCDSPDLPSLIHLLLANEKELGKITRTNFLHGLLLRFLHRRHENTREGSKKNIHAHYDLGNDFYGLWLDPSMTYSSALYEGEESKPLEAAQIAKYERILTQLGARQGDSILEIGCGWGGFAEVAARRGMRVTGVTISREQLEYARARLERAGLADRVDLQFRDYRDIEGRYDHIVSIEMIEAVGERFWPDYFATLKRHVVPGGSALVQAIVIADDFFDRYRKQPDFIQTYVFPGGMLLSPTSLREQCRQAGLKVAELYSFGLDYARTLETWLGRFDRVADQVGHMGFDERFQRMWRYYLAYCAAGFSARRTDVLQAHFRHI, from the coding sequence ATGACTTTCGCCGCCCGGTTTGTTCTGAAATCCCTCGAACGCCTGTCCATTGGACGGCTGACGGCAAGACTCCCCGATGGAAAGGTGCGCGTCTTCGGCCAGCCCGATGCGGCGCTCCGGGCCGAGATCGACGTCAAGGACTGGCGCCTCTTCCGCAAGATCCTGCTCGACGGCGACATGGGCTTCGCCGAAGGTTACATGGAAGGTTTCTGCGATTCTCCCGACCTGCCGAGCCTGATCCACCTGCTTCTCGCCAACGAGAAGGAACTCGGCAAGATCACGCGGACCAACTTCCTCCACGGGCTGTTGCTGAGGTTCCTGCACCGCCGGCACGAGAACACCCGCGAGGGATCGAAGAAGAACATCCATGCCCATTACGACCTGGGCAACGACTTCTACGGCCTGTGGCTCGATCCCTCGATGACCTATTCTTCGGCCCTCTACGAAGGCGAGGAAAGCAAGCCGCTGGAGGCCGCCCAGATCGCCAAGTACGAGCGGATCCTGACCCAGCTCGGCGCCCGCCAGGGCGACAGCATCCTCGAGATCGGTTGCGGCTGGGGAGGCTTCGCCGAAGTCGCGGCCCGCCGCGGCATGCGCGTGACCGGCGTGACCATATCGAGGGAACAGCTCGAATATGCCCGCGCGCGGCTGGAGCGGGCCGGGCTGGCCGACCGCGTCGACCTGCAGTTCCGCGACTATCGCGACATCGAGGGCCGCTACGATCACATCGTCTCGATCGAGATGATCGAGGCGGTCGGCGAGCGTTTCTGGCCCGACTATTTCGCCACGCTCAAACGCCACGTCGTGCCCGGCGGCTCGGCGCTGGTGCAGGCCATCGTCATCGCCGACGACTTCTTCGACCGCTACCGCAAGCAGCCGGACTTCATCCAGACCTACGTCTTTCCCGGGGGCATGCTATTGTCTCCCACCAGCCTGCGCGAACAGTGTCGCCAGGCCGGTCTGAAGGTGGCCGAACTCTACAGTTTCGGACTGGACTATGCGCGCACGCTGGAAACGTGGCTCGGCCGCTTCGACCGGGTGGCCGACCAGGTCGGCCACATGGGATTCGACGAGCGATTCCAGCGTATGTGGCGCTACTATCTCGCTTATTGTGCCGCAGGCTTCTCGGCGCGCCGCACGGACGTTTTGCAGGCACACTTCAGGCATATATAA
- a CDS encoding Spy/CpxP family protein refolding chaperone: protein MTSRLIQMLLGLSLLLNAFVLAGFVYRSWIDPPFEMQGMPPPPPPHGMPGQPGLPAGPRLNPVEMVAQDLGLDAEQRKVMQALFDQYAKARRERLQAIQQLREQTSAELRKASFDMTRIDALIDQVSRLRAEQQKETLLTLTRLEPSLRPDQRERLQRLMVERIVPPPPPPRPPPGGPPRPPQ from the coding sequence ATGACCTCGCGCCTGATCCAGATGCTCCTCGGCCTGTCGCTGCTGCTGAATGCCTTTGTGCTGGCGGGCTTCGTCTACCGGAGCTGGATCGATCCGCCGTTCGAGATGCAGGGGATGCCCCCGCCACCCCCACCGCACGGTATGCCGGGCCAGCCGGGACTGCCGGCCGGGCCGCGGCTCAATCCCGTTGAGATGGTGGCGCAGGATCTAGGTCTCGATGCGGAGCAGCGCAAGGTCATGCAGGCGCTGTTCGACCAGTACGCCAAGGCGCGTCGCGAGCGGCTGCAGGCAATCCAGCAGCTCCGCGAGCAGACGAGCGCCGAGTTGCGCAAGGCATCCTTCGACATGACGCGGATCGACGCCCTGATCGACCAGGTCAGCCGGCTTCGCGCCGAGCAGCAGAAGGAAACGTTGCTGACACTGACACGGCTCGAGCCGAGCCTTCGGCCCGACCAGCGCGAGCGGCTGCAGCGGTTGATGGTGGAGCGGATCGTTCCGCCGCCGCCGCCGCCTCGTCCACCGCCCGGGGGACCTCCGCGTCCGCCGCAGTAG
- a CDS encoding MFS transporter produces MHAPNSRGGSASSIRLSFDRLVAYSTNQLPLNMAALPVVLNVSHFYGEILKVPLGIMGLIFITTRVIDAVQDPVIGLISDKFTHRGPRGRLTFVALMLPLLIGGFYMLFHPPQSLFTQPGLLATWLFVALFVVHLGYAGVSISYHAHGAELTDDYNERTRVTVGREVFGLIGMTLAVVLPTYFTAQMGEHAGYVYMGLIFIPIAVLFSLPTLLWSPPSVHPPVVRENPEIHVRYFRDWLISLAPWLARPTRNMERSATIKTLIPFFAPLKNKLFRRLLLVFIVNGAALGVAVSVMLFYVEHVLKGNKLQAGIILLVYFGAAAASVPLWMLLSRRFSKTAAWFIAMVLTAVSMSFGVFLGAGDFIWFMPIAIITGLGIGADYGLPPSVLADIINSDEGKDTKGDTGAYFGLWALSTKLATAIGAAGSLPVAALLGFNPSVGQYSASALIFVYIAIPVAIKIIAALLIWYIRIEADRGSVRDEILGRPAAMLR; encoded by the coding sequence GTGCATGCGCCAAATTCCAGGGGCGGCTCGGCCTCGTCCATACGCCTGAGCTTCGACCGTCTAGTCGCCTATTCGACCAACCAGCTGCCGCTCAACATGGCGGCCTTGCCGGTGGTCCTGAACGTCAGCCATTTCTATGGCGAGATCCTCAAGGTGCCGCTCGGCATCATGGGCCTGATCTTCATCACCACCCGCGTGATCGACGCGGTTCAGGATCCCGTCATCGGCCTGATCAGCGACAAGTTCACCCATCGCGGGCCGCGCGGGCGTCTCACCTTCGTCGCCCTGATGCTGCCGCTGTTGATCGGCGGCTTCTACATGCTCTTCCATCCGCCGCAGTCGCTGTTCACGCAGCCCGGGCTGCTGGCGACTTGGCTATTCGTCGCGCTCTTCGTGGTCCATCTCGGCTATGCCGGCGTCTCGATCAGCTATCACGCCCACGGCGCGGAGCTGACCGACGACTACAATGAGCGAACCAGGGTCACGGTCGGCCGCGAGGTCTTCGGCCTGATCGGCATGACCCTGGCGGTGGTGCTTCCCACCTACTTCACCGCCCAGATGGGCGAGCATGCCGGCTACGTCTACATGGGGCTGATCTTCATCCCCATCGCCGTGCTGTTCTCCCTGCCGACGCTGCTCTGGTCGCCGCCCTCGGTACATCCGCCGGTCGTGCGTGAGAATCCGGAGATCCATGTCCGATACTTCCGCGACTGGTTGATCAGCCTGGCGCCGTGGCTTGCCCGGCCGACCCGAAACATGGAGCGAAGCGCCACGATCAAGACGCTGATCCCGTTCTTCGCGCCGCTGAAGAACAAGCTGTTCCGTCGCCTGCTGCTCGTATTCATCGTCAATGGCGCCGCGCTGGGCGTCGCGGTCTCGGTGATGCTCTTTTACGTCGAGCATGTGCTGAAGGGGAACAAGCTGCAGGCCGGGATCATCCTGCTGGTCTATTTCGGCGCCGCCGCCGCCAGCGTGCCGCTCTGGATGCTGCTGTCACGCCGCTTCAGCAAGACGGCCGCCTGGTTCATCGCCATGGTCCTTACGGCCGTGTCGATGTCGTTCGGCGTTTTCCTCGGCGCCGGCGACTTCATCTGGTTCATGCCCATCGCCATCATCACCGGTCTGGGCATCGGCGCGGACTACGGGCTGCCGCCGTCTGTCCTGGCCGACATCATCAACTCCGACGAAGGCAAGGACACCAAGGGCGATACCGGCGCCTATTTCGGCCTGTGGGCGCTCTCGACCAAGCTCGCCACCGCGATCGGCGCGGCTGGCTCGCTGCCGGTCGCGGCGTTGCTCGGCTTCAATCCATCGGTCGGCCAATACAGCGCCTCGGCGCTGATCTTCGTCTATATCGCCATCCCGGTGGCCATCAAGATCATCGCGGCGCTGCTCATCTGGTACATCCGTATCGAGGCTGATCGTGGCTCGGTGCGCGACGAAATCCTGGGGCGGCCGGCCGCGATGCTCCGCTAG
- a CDS encoding NAD(P)/FAD-dependent oxidoreductase: MKIAVIGAGVSGLGAAWLLSRRHDVVVYERENRFGGHSCTVEASTQAGRVPVDVGFIVFNERNYPNLVALFDHLGVPTEDSDMSFAVSLDEGRFEYGSSFAGYFAQRRNIARPSFLRMTHDILRFNRLAPQLLDKSEDLDFTIGDFVADAGFGKTFRDRYLLPMASCIWSTPLGQMLDYPAQTFVRFFNNHGLLTIGPQLQWRTVSGGSRSYVERIVAPLRARARLSTPASAVRRTPAGVEVRDAGGHWDRFDRIVLACHADQALALLTDADEQERSLLGRFAYSTNEVWLHGDESLMPRRRGAWASWNYVADSSSRDSNVSVTYWMNRLQNLPDSTPLFVSVNPGRAPAPAAAHARFSFEHPMYDAAAIRAQRDLHRLQGVRDTYFCGSYCGYGFHEDALSAGLDVAEQLGVQRPWARPDEHRRIGDPPRVVAERPAIPPLPIPVAARVAPEAT, from the coding sequence ATGAAAATTGCCGTCATCGGCGCCGGTGTATCCGGCCTTGGAGCCGCCTGGCTCCTCAGTCGTCGCCACGACGTGGTCGTCTACGAGCGCGAGAACCGCTTCGGCGGACACTCCTGCACCGTCGAAGCGTCGACGCAAGCGGGGCGCGTGCCGGTCGATGTCGGCTTCATCGTCTTCAACGAGCGCAACTATCCCAACCTCGTCGCCCTGTTCGATCACCTGGGCGTGCCGACCGAAGATTCCGACATGTCCTTCGCCGTCAGCCTGGACGAGGGCCGGTTCGAGTACGGCAGCTCCTTCGCCGGCTACTTCGCACAACGGCGCAACATCGCGCGCCCCTCGTTCCTGCGCATGACGCACGACATCCTGCGCTTCAACCGCCTGGCGCCGCAGCTGTTGGACAAGTCCGAGGATCTCGACTTCACGATCGGTGATTTCGTCGCCGATGCCGGCTTCGGCAAGACCTTTCGGGACCGCTACCTGCTGCCGATGGCCTCGTGCATCTGGTCCACGCCCCTCGGACAGATGCTCGACTATCCGGCGCAGACCTTCGTGCGCTTCTTCAACAACCATGGCCTGCTCACCATCGGACCGCAGTTGCAGTGGCGCACGGTGAGCGGCGGCAGCCGCTCCTATGTCGAGCGCATCGTGGCGCCGCTGCGCGCGCGTGCCCGTCTCTCCACGCCCGCCAGCGCCGTGCGCCGTACACCCGCAGGTGTCGAAGTGCGGGACGCAGGCGGTCACTGGGACCGTTTCGACCGCATTGTGCTGGCCTGCCACGCCGACCAGGCGCTCGCCCTCCTCACCGATGCCGACGAGCAGGAGCGCAGCCTTCTCGGTCGCTTCGCCTACTCCACCAACGAGGTCTGGCTGCACGGCGACGAGAGCCTGATGCCTCGCCGGCGTGGCGCCTGGGCCAGCTGGAACTACGTCGCCGACAGCAGCAGCCGCGACAGCAACGTGAGCGTGACCTACTGGATGAACCGCCTGCAGAACCTGCCCGACAGCACGCCGCTGTTCGTGTCGGTCAATCCGGGCCGCGCGCCGGCGCCAGCGGCCGCGCACGCCCGCTTTTCCTTCGAGCATCCGATGTACGACGCCGCCGCCATTCGGGCGCAGCGCGACCTGCATCGCCTCCAGGGCGTGCGCGACACCTATTTCTGCGGCAGCTATTGCGGCTACGGCTTCCACGAGGATGCGCTGTCGGCCGGCCTCGACGTCGCCGAGCAGCTCGGCGTGCAGCGCCCGTGGGCCCGTCCGGACGAGCATCGCCGGATCGGCGATCCGCCACGGGTCGTGGCCGAGCGACCCGCCATCCCGCCTCTGCCGATCCCGGTAGCGGCGCGTGTGGCACCGGAGGCCACGTGA
- a CDS encoding RNA polymerase sigma factor, with the protein MADLNQIDLRALARGDKRTWDAFVIVAAPLINAVVRRTLGAYRLGEDDVMDAAQDVFVRLCAQEFRLLKTYDPDRAGLSTWLSVVSRSCAIDHLRRRRHATEPIDDVPEAVLGVEDRHVEKLKVPDGLLTARQMLILKYLYDEERDVTEIAKLLSVDAQTIRSTHHKALQRLRAHFREEEPSRGG; encoded by the coding sequence GTGGCTGACCTGAACCAGATCGACCTGCGGGCACTCGCCAGGGGCGACAAACGCACATGGGATGCGTTCGTGATCGTGGCCGCGCCGCTGATCAATGCCGTCGTGCGCCGGACGCTCGGCGCCTACCGGCTGGGCGAAGACGACGTCATGGATGCCGCCCAGGACGTGTTCGTCCGGCTGTGCGCCCAGGAATTCAGGTTGTTGAAAACCTACGATCCGGACCGGGCGGGGCTGTCGACCTGGCTTTCCGTCGTGTCCCGGTCCTGCGCCATCGACCATCTGCGCCGCAGGCGCCACGCCACCGAGCCGATCGACGACGTTCCGGAAGCGGTCCTCGGGGTCGAGGACCGCCATGTCGAGAAACTCAAGGTACCCGACGGCCTGCTCACGGCGCGCCAGATGCTCATTCTGAAATATCTGTACGACGAGGAACGGGACGTTACCGAGATCGCGAAACTGCTGTCCGTGGATGCTCAGACCATCCGCAGCACGCATCACAAGGCCCTGCAGCGACTAAGGGCGCATTTCCGCGAGGAAGAGCCCTCCCGCGGGGGATGA